In the genome of Xanthocytophaga agilis, one region contains:
- a CDS encoding S8 family serine peptidase, protein MYFFCCQFFIGFEGFSQQKKYFIEFIDKKNSPYSLSKPLEFLSQRSIDRRERQSIALSERDLPVNPVYIQQIRQLGAVIWYSSRWMNGVLLEADASTLDQITKLAFVKPVTDENRLNNRLLIPENRSGKIEATKQTATIDYGSATRQNRMLGIDKMHEVGFAGKDVHIAVMDGGFYQANAMNVFGHLYENQQLLGTYDFVRKQENVYDRSSHGSEVLSVIAANSPGTMVGPAYDASFWLLRTENEDSEYRLEEVNWLIAAEFADSVGVDIINTSLGYNYFDDASMDYLPEQMDGKTALITRAANMAAATGMLVVVSAGNEGSSWWRTLSAPADADSVLAVAAVDNSELRASFSSIGKIIGGSTIKPNVAAQGVGTVVMTPSNSLGTDNGTSLATPLITGLAAGLWQAFPDLTNMQLLDFIQRSGSQAERPDTLLGYGVPDFTIVSELIRKETDPNAPIGYLSPNPVTSNEVMLRVNITHLDKPINIEFFDVQGRRIYTHTIANPVSENSVRISPDIFRMGLYIVKIYNSDSQVVTRLVRL, encoded by the coding sequence TTGTACTTTTTTTGTTGTCAATTTTTTATAGGCTTTGAAGGCTTCTCTCAACAGAAAAAGTATTTTATAGAATTTATAGATAAGAAAAATTCACCGTATTCTCTTTCAAAGCCTTTAGAGTTTCTTAGTCAGAGGTCTATTGATCGAAGGGAACGTCAGAGCATTGCTTTATCAGAACGAGACCTTCCTGTTAATCCTGTTTATATACAACAAATACGTCAATTAGGAGCTGTAATTTGGTATTCTTCCAGATGGATGAATGGAGTATTACTAGAGGCAGATGCATCTACTTTAGATCAGATAACAAAATTAGCCTTTGTGAAGCCTGTTACGGATGAAAACCGGCTGAATAACCGTTTGCTAATACCGGAAAACCGTAGTGGAAAAATAGAAGCAACAAAACAAACTGCTACAATAGATTATGGTAGTGCAACTCGTCAGAATAGAATGCTGGGTATTGATAAAATGCATGAAGTTGGGTTCGCTGGAAAAGATGTACACATTGCAGTGATGGATGGTGGATTTTATCAGGCAAATGCAATGAATGTGTTTGGACATCTTTATGAAAACCAGCAATTATTGGGGACATATGATTTTGTGAGAAAGCAGGAGAATGTATATGACCGAAGTAGTCATGGTTCAGAAGTATTATCAGTGATAGCTGCAAATAGTCCAGGAACAATGGTCGGACCTGCCTATGATGCTTCATTCTGGTTACTTAGAACAGAAAATGAAGATAGTGAATATCGACTTGAAGAAGTAAATTGGCTTATTGCTGCCGAATTTGCTGATAGTGTGGGCGTCGATATTATTAATACATCCTTGGGCTATAACTATTTTGATGATGCTTCCATGGATTATCTTCCTGAACAGATGGATGGCAAAACGGCACTAATTACCCGTGCCGCGAATATGGCAGCTGCAACCGGAATGTTGGTTGTTGTAAGTGCTGGCAATGAAGGCTCGTCCTGGTGGAGAACATTATCGGCTCCTGCAGATGCTGATTCTGTCCTGGCTGTAGCTGCTGTGGATAATTCGGAGTTGCGTGCTTCTTTCAGTTCGATAGGAAAAATAATAGGGGGGAGTACTATCAAACCCAATGTAGCAGCTCAAGGAGTCGGTACAGTGGTGATGACACCTTCAAACTCTCTTGGTACCGATAATGGAACTTCACTAGCAACGCCACTTATTACAGGGCTGGCTGCAGGATTATGGCAAGCATTTCCTGATCTGACTAATATGCAATTGCTGGATTTTATTCAGCGCTCGGGAAGCCAGGCAGAACGACCAGATACATTGTTAGGTTATGGAGTTCCAGATTTTACTATTGTCTCAGAATTAATCCGAAAAGAAACCGACCCTAATGCACCTATCGGATATTTATCTCCTAATCCCGTTACTTCAAATGAAGTTATGCTGAGAGTAAATATAACTCATCTGGATAAACCAATAAACATTGAGTTCTTTGATGTACAAGGACGAAGGATTTATACTCATACAATTGCGAATCCTGTATCTGAGAATAGTGTAAGAATCTCTCCGGATATATTTAGAATGGGATTGTACATCGTGAAAATATATAATTCAGATAGTCAGGTGGTTACTCGCCTGGTTAGACTGTAG
- the bshB1 gene encoding bacillithiol biosynthesis deacetylase BshB1: MKIDILAIVAHPDDAELACSGTLLAHAALGKKIGIVDLTRGELGTRGTPEIRKQEAAASAAILQLDVRENLGLPDGFFENTKEYQLEVIRAIRKYQPEIVLTNAITDRHCDHGRAAQLVRDSCFLSGLAKVETVDNGISQSAWRPKIVYHVIQDTYIEPDIIVDISSYWDKKEASIKAFGTQFFNPSSSEPITHISKPEFLDFQKARAIEFGHRIGVLYGEGFTTHRTPGVANLFDLK; encoded by the coding sequence ATGAAAATTGATATTCTGGCAATAGTAGCTCATCCTGATGATGCAGAGCTTGCCTGTTCCGGAACTTTATTGGCTCACGCAGCACTAGGCAAAAAAATAGGTATTGTAGACTTGACCAGAGGCGAACTAGGAACTCGGGGCACCCCGGAAATACGCAAACAAGAAGCAGCAGCATCTGCTGCTATTCTACAACTGGATGTACGAGAAAATCTGGGACTACCAGATGGTTTTTTTGAAAACACAAAAGAATATCAACTAGAGGTTATTCGTGCCATACGCAAATACCAACCAGAAATTGTACTTACTAATGCCATTACAGACAGACATTGTGACCATGGAAGAGCAGCCCAGCTAGTACGAGACAGTTGCTTTTTGTCTGGATTAGCCAAAGTTGAAACAGTTGACAATGGCATTTCTCAATCGGCATGGCGCCCTAAGATTGTTTATCATGTTATCCAGGATACCTATATTGAACCTGATATCATTGTTGATATTTCCTCCTACTGGGATAAAAAAGAAGCTTCTATAAAAGCATTCGGCACTCAATTTTTTAATCCTTCAAGTAGTGAGCCTATTACACATATTTCCAAACCTGAGTTTCTGGATTTTCAGAAAGCCAGAGCAATAGAATTTGGCCATCGGATAGGTGTATTGTATGGAGAAGGATTTACAACACACCGTACACCAGGGGTGGCTAATCTCTTTGATTTGAAGTAA
- a CDS encoding peptidoglycan DD-metalloendopeptidase family protein produces the protein MRFFISFLFTLFCISWALAQEGDKFTKPLNKKAPTEKKDTVKDIPSEIQEAPAKHHPGFDPQRRPTVVSEDTTDIDEGELSVVEVTEEVRVDSSWIKIAEYYSVWDSRNVDPYGIDPKDFDDSVEIQLYDETQSQLWALPLTHTKVNSNFGSRGYRWHYGTDLDLNTGDTIRAAFDGIVRIVRYEAGGWGYFVLLRHYNGLETLYGHMSKQLVEVGQLVKAGDIIGLGGSTGRSSGPHLHYEVRYQGNAFNSDVLYDYMGEKLRQQYFYLLPQHFSYIGQKKSAMVRRLVYYRVRRGDTLGGIASRHGTTVSKLMKLNHLRSKTIRAGQRLRVR, from the coding sequence ATGCGTTTTTTCATTAGTTTTCTTTTTACTCTATTCTGTATTTCATGGGCATTGGCACAAGAAGGTGATAAGTTTACCAAACCTCTCAATAAAAAAGCGCCCACAGAAAAAAAAGATACAGTAAAAGATATCCCTTCTGAAATACAGGAAGCTCCGGCTAAACACCATCCTGGCTTTGACCCTCAACGCAGGCCCACTGTAGTCAGTGAGGATACCACAGATATAGATGAAGGCGAATTAAGTGTCGTAGAAGTAACGGAAGAGGTGCGGGTAGATTCTTCATGGATTAAAATCGCAGAATACTATTCTGTCTGGGATTCCCGAAATGTAGATCCCTATGGAATTGATCCAAAAGATTTTGATGACAGTGTAGAGATACAGCTTTATGATGAAACCCAAAGCCAGCTTTGGGCATTACCACTTACTCATACCAAAGTTAACTCTAATTTTGGTTCTAGGGGTTATAGATGGCATTACGGTACAGATCTGGACTTAAATACAGGTGATACAATTCGTGCTGCATTTGATGGAATTGTACGGATTGTGCGTTATGAAGCAGGTGGTTGGGGATACTTCGTATTATTGCGCCATTACAATGGATTAGAAACTCTTTATGGTCATATGAGTAAGCAATTGGTAGAAGTAGGTCAGTTAGTGAAAGCAGGAGATATAATTGGTCTGGGTGGAAGTACAGGAAGAAGCTCTGGTCCTCATCTTCACTATGAAGTTCGCTATCAGGGAAACGCATTTAATTCTGATGTATTGTATGATTATATGGGAGAAAAATTGAGACAACAATACTTTTATTTATTACCTCAGCATTTCTCTTATATAGGTCAGAAAAAGTCAGCAATGGTAAGAAGGCTTGTTTACTATAGAGTGCGGAGAGGAGATACATTGGGGGGAATAGCAAGTCGTCATGGAACAACCGTTTCCAAACTAATGAAACTAAACCACCTGCGTAGCAAAACAATACGCGCAGGTCAGCGATTAAGAGTACGATAA
- the trxB gene encoding thioredoxin-disulfide reductase, with the protein MDNTTIEKVQCLIIGSGPAGYTAAIYAARAGLKPVLYQGLQPGGQLMITNDVENFPGYPDGIMGPTMMDDFQKQAARFGTDIRFGLATSVDFSNSARKVIIDDTHTIEAETIIISTGASAKWLGLPSEKRLNGFGVSACAVCDGFFYRGLDVAIIGAGDTACEEATYLAKICNKVYMLIRKDQMRASVIMQEKVKNTPNIEILWNSETEEILGEHAVEAVRVKNVKTGELKDIAIKGFFVAIGHQPNSDIFKPYLEMDDSGYIITEKGSTRTNVEGVFACGDVQDNIYRQAVTAAGTGCMAALDAERYLVSKGL; encoded by the coding sequence ATGGATAATACTACTATTGAAAAAGTACAATGCCTGATTATAGGCTCCGGTCCTGCCGGATATACAGCTGCCATCTATGCTGCACGTGCTGGTCTTAAACCTGTGTTATATCAAGGCCTGCAGCCTGGTGGACAATTGATGATTACCAATGATGTCGAAAACTTTCCAGGTTATCCAGATGGGATTATGGGTCCGACAATGATGGATGATTTTCAGAAGCAAGCAGCTCGTTTTGGGACAGATATTCGTTTTGGCCTTGCGACAAGTGTCGATTTTTCTAATAGCGCCAGAAAAGTCATTATAGATGATACACATACCATAGAAGCAGAAACTATCATTATTTCGACAGGAGCATCCGCTAAATGGCTGGGCTTACCTTCTGAAAAAAGATTAAATGGCTTTGGAGTTTCAGCCTGTGCTGTATGTGATGGTTTCTTTTATCGGGGACTGGATGTAGCTATTATTGGAGCAGGTGATACTGCCTGTGAGGAAGCTACTTATCTGGCTAAAATCTGTAATAAAGTATATATGCTGATTCGCAAAGATCAAATGCGGGCATCAGTAATTATGCAGGAAAAAGTTAAAAATACTCCCAATATCGAAATCTTATGGAATTCAGAAACTGAGGAGATCTTAGGAGAACATGCAGTTGAAGCCGTTCGCGTAAAAAATGTAAAAACCGGAGAATTGAAAGATATAGCTATTAAAGGTTTCTTTGTCGCAATAGGACATCAACCTAATTCTGATATATTTAAGCCTTATTTGGAAATGGATGATAGTGGATATATCATTACAGAGAAAGGAAGTACCCGTACTAATGTAGAGGGTGTATTTGCCTGTGGAGATGTACAAGATAATATTTATAGACAGGCTGTTACAGCTGCAGGAACGGGCTGTATGGCAGCGTTGGATGCAGAACGTTATCTTGTCTCAAAAGGTCTGTAA
- a CDS encoding RNA polymerase sigma factor RpoD/SigA, with amino-acid sequence MRQLKISKQITNRESQSLDKYLQEIGKVDLLTPDEEVELAKRIREGDQLALEKLTKANLRFVVSVAKQYQNQGLSLGDLINEGNLGLIKAAQRFDETRGFKFISYAVWWIRQSILQALAEQSRIVRLPLNRVGSLNKISKTFSELEQKYEREPSPEELAEVLEVPTNEVIDTLKISGRHVSMDAPFVQGEENSLLDVLENDSEDTPDAGLINDSLRREVQRALSTLTQREADVITLYFGLNGEHSMTLEEIGEKFNLTRERVRQIKEKAIRRLRHTSRSKALKPYLG; translated from the coding sequence ATGAGACAGCTAAAAATTAGCAAGCAAATTACAAACCGCGAAAGCCAATCTTTGGATAAATATCTACAAGAGATTGGTAAAGTGGATTTGCTTACCCCAGACGAGGAAGTTGAATTGGCAAAACGTATTCGGGAAGGCGATCAATTAGCCTTAGAAAAACTTACGAAAGCCAACTTACGTTTCGTAGTTTCAGTAGCAAAACAATACCAGAATCAAGGCTTATCGCTAGGCGATTTGATTAATGAAGGAAACCTGGGCCTTATTAAGGCAGCGCAACGTTTCGATGAAACTCGTGGTTTTAAATTTATTTCGTATGCCGTATGGTGGATACGACAGTCTATTCTACAGGCACTTGCAGAACAATCACGGATTGTTCGTTTACCATTAAACCGTGTAGGCTCTTTAAATAAAATATCTAAAACATTCTCTGAATTAGAACAGAAATACGAACGTGAACCTTCACCAGAAGAATTAGCAGAAGTATTGGAAGTACCAACAAATGAGGTTATTGATACACTGAAAATAAGTGGTCGCCATGTATCTATGGATGCGCCATTTGTACAAGGTGAAGAAAATAGCTTATTAGATGTGCTGGAAAACGACAGCGAAGATACTCCAGATGCAGGTTTAATTAATGATTCATTACGTAGAGAAGTACAAAGAGCTTTATCTACTCTAACTCAACGTGAAGCGGATGTAATTACACTTTACTTTGGATTAAATGGTGAGCATTCCATGACACTGGAAGAGATTGGTGAGAAATTTAATTTAACACGGGAACGTGTACGTCAGATTAAAGAAAAAGCAATTCGTCGTTTGCGTCATACATCACGCAGCAAAGCATTGAAACCATATCTGGGTTAA
- the pnp gene encoding polyribonucleotide nucleotidyltransferase, with product MYPNVITKTFEMPNGQKITIETGKLAKQADGSVVVRQGNAMLLATVVANQEAKAGVDFLPLSVDYQEKFASAGKIPGGFLRREGKLSDNEILISRLVDRAIRPMFPDDFHADVQINIFLISADAEVQPDALAGLAASAALAVSDIPFNGPISEVRVAQVDGQYLINPTSTQLKNARMDLVVAASARDILMVEGSCEEVSEEEILEGLKTAHEAIRIQIQAQKELEAEVGKTEKRTYSHEVNDPELKAKLYELLYDKVYAVAQSGNANKHGRSEAFKAIKDEYIASLPEDHTIDLALVGKYYHDIEKDAARNLALNENKRLDGRKPDEIRPIWCEVDYLPSPHGSSVFTRGETQSLTTVTLGTKLDEQIIDSVMLSGYQKFMLHYNFPGFSTGEVKPNRAPGRREVGHGNLAFRALKQVLPPEDENPYTIRVVSDILESNGSSSMATVCAGSLALMDAGVKIKGPVSGIAMGMISDSKTGKYTVLSDILGDEDHLGDMDFKVTGTAEGITACQMDIKVDGLSYEVLAQALSQAKKGRLHILGIMNQTISEPRPEMKPHAPRSVTIRIEQNQIGAVIGPGGKVVQEIQKESGATVVIEEKDNAGYVNIFATNDESMKKAVSRVKGIVAVPEIGEVYDGKVKTIMPFGAFVEFLPGKDGLLHISEIKWDRLESMEGVMEVGEEVKVKLVEIDKKTGKYRLSRKVLLPKPEGKPAQS from the coding sequence ATGTATCCCAACGTAATCACCAAGACATTTGAAATGCCCAACGGGCAAAAAATAACGATAGAAACTGGTAAACTCGCAAAACAAGCTGATGGTTCAGTCGTTGTACGACAAGGTAATGCAATGTTACTGGCAACAGTTGTTGCCAATCAGGAAGCAAAGGCTGGCGTTGATTTTTTACCCCTTTCTGTTGATTATCAAGAAAAGTTTGCCTCAGCAGGTAAAATTCCTGGTGGTTTCCTACGTCGTGAAGGAAAATTATCTGACAATGAAATCTTAATCAGCCGTCTGGTAGACCGGGCAATCCGGCCAATGTTTCCGGATGATTTTCATGCAGATGTTCAAATAAATATATTTTTAATTTCTGCAGATGCTGAAGTACAACCTGATGCTCTGGCAGGCCTAGCAGCATCTGCTGCACTAGCCGTATCAGATATTCCTTTCAATGGTCCTATTTCTGAAGTACGTGTAGCACAGGTTGATGGTCAATATTTAATTAATCCAACCAGCACTCAGCTTAAGAATGCACGTATGGACCTGGTAGTAGCTGCTTCAGCAAGAGATATTTTAATGGTGGAAGGATCATGTGAAGAGGTATCGGAAGAAGAAATCCTTGAAGGATTAAAGACAGCACATGAGGCTATTAGAATACAAATTCAGGCTCAAAAAGAACTGGAAGCAGAAGTCGGCAAGACTGAAAAACGTACATATTCTCACGAAGTAAATGATCCCGAACTCAAAGCTAAACTTTATGAGTTATTGTATGATAAAGTATATGCAGTGGCTCAGTCAGGTAATGCAAACAAACATGGTAGAAGTGAAGCATTTAAAGCCATAAAGGATGAGTATATTGCTTCTTTGCCAGAGGATCATACTATTGATTTGGCGTTAGTTGGAAAATATTATCACGATATTGAGAAAGATGCAGCCCGGAATCTTGCATTGAACGAAAACAAGCGTCTGGACGGTCGTAAACCTGATGAAATTCGTCCTATCTGGTGCGAAGTTGATTATCTTCCCTCCCCTCATGGTTCATCTGTCTTCACCCGTGGAGAAACACAATCTCTGACGACAGTAACACTTGGAACCAAATTAGATGAACAAATTATTGACAGTGTAATGTTATCTGGTTATCAGAAATTCATGTTACACTATAACTTCCCTGGTTTTTCTACTGGTGAAGTAAAACCTAATAGGGCACCAGGACGACGTGAAGTTGGACATGGTAACCTTGCATTCCGCGCATTAAAGCAGGTGTTGCCTCCAGAGGATGAAAACCCATATACGATACGTGTTGTTTCTGATATTCTGGAATCTAATGGTTCATCATCAATGGCTACGGTATGTGCTGGTAGTTTAGCTCTTATGGATGCAGGTGTAAAAATCAAAGGACCAGTTTCTGGTATTGCAATGGGTATGATCTCAGATAGCAAGACAGGAAAATATACTGTACTTTCTGATATTCTGGGAGATGAAGATCACCTGGGAGATATGGACTTTAAAGTAACGGGCACAGCAGAAGGGATCACAGCCTGTCAGATGGATATCAAAGTAGATGGACTTTCTTACGAAGTTTTAGCTCAGGCATTGTCTCAGGCAAAAAAAGGGCGGTTACATATTCTCGGAATAATGAATCAAACTATTAGTGAACCTCGTCCGGAGATGAAACCACATGCACCTCGTTCTGTAACAATCAGAATTGAGCAAAACCAGATAGGTGCAGTTATTGGGCCAGGAGGTAAAGTAGTGCAGGAAATCCAAAAAGAATCAGGAGCTACAGTAGTTATTGAAGAAAAAGACAATGCCGGATATGTTAATATCTTCGCAACAAATGACGAGTCGATGAAAAAAGCGGTTAGTCGAGTAAAAGGTATTGTTGCAGTTCCTGAAATTGGAGAAGTATATGATGGCAAGGTAAAAACTATTATGCCATTTGGCGCATTTGTTGAATTTTTACCTGGTAAAGATGGCTTGCTACACATATCTGAAATTAAATGGGATCGCTTGGAATCAATGGAAGGGGTAATGGAAGTTGGCGAAGAAGTAAAAGTTAAATTGGTAGAGATTGATAAGAAAACTGGTAAATATCGTTTGTCCCGAAAAGTTTTGTTACCAAAACCTGAAGGAAAGCCAGCTCAGTCATAA
- the rpsO gene encoding 30S ribosomal protein S15 — MYLTLEKKQELFAQYGQAKKTTDTGSPEAQIALFTYRINHLTEHLKTHKKDYDTRLGLLKLVGKRRRLLDYLQKVDIERYRAIIGELNIRK, encoded by the coding sequence ATGTATTTAACTTTAGAAAAAAAACAAGAACTGTTTGCGCAGTACGGACAAGCGAAGAAGACAACTGACACCGGTTCTCCAGAAGCACAAATTGCACTGTTTACTTACCGTATCAATCACCTGACCGAGCATCTTAAGACTCACAAAAAAGACTACGATACTCGTCTGGGTTTGTTGAAACTGGTTGGTAAAAGAAGAAGATTACTAGATTATCTTCAAAAAGTAGATATCGAAAGATATCGTGCTATCATTGGTGAGCTAAATATAAGAAAATAA
- a CDS encoding LptF/LptG family permease: MKKIHILVLKAFLGPFVLTFAVVVFIFVTQTLVKYFDEIVGKGLSFLVYIKLLFYFSINTSTVAFPLSILLSSLIAFGNLGEYNELTAIKSSGISLLRALQPVFIFAVGLTLFAFWFNNNIVPKANLRAYSLLYDIRQKKPSLSIKEGIFYSGLEGVSIKANKKFPDGKSMKELMIYDHSQGHGNSRLILADSAQMYNIMNGKYLVFELFNGTIYDDQGASNRRDQKAQFIRNIFKRTKMVFSLASFEMDTTPTSLFKYDRLMKNFKELRESADSLNKKLEKEIHNTETGVSQYYYHHLKQLNSNVSQKIKLTNGSTNWADSTERAHLQDPPYKKVSIIETAINQARNVKSNLDGGKYQQESAQKEYRIFAIERHRRFTQSVACLAMFLIGAPLGSIIRKGGLGVPVLVSIGFFILFYVLTLMGEKWAREGVMEIPYGAWLADFVLFMIGLFFLRQARNDSRLFDADIYKIAFNKFISRFKKTDKSSLPQLKPEEKNEEVPQL, encoded by the coding sequence ATGAAGAAGATACACATTTTGGTATTAAAAGCGTTTCTTGGTCCTTTTGTACTTACCTTTGCTGTAGTTGTTTTTATATTTGTAACTCAGACATTAGTCAAGTATTTTGATGAGATTGTAGGTAAGGGATTGTCTTTTCTGGTTTATATAAAACTTCTCTTTTATTTCAGTATTAATACTTCAACAGTCGCCTTTCCTCTTTCGATTCTCCTTTCTTCCTTGATTGCATTTGGAAACCTGGGTGAATATAATGAGTTAACAGCCATTAAGAGTTCAGGTATTTCTTTGCTACGTGCCTTACAACCGGTATTTATTTTCGCAGTAGGATTGACTTTATTTGCGTTCTGGTTTAACAATAATATTGTACCCAAAGCCAATCTGAGAGCCTATAGCCTATTATATGATATACGGCAAAAAAAGCCTTCTCTATCTATTAAAGAGGGGATTTTCTATAGTGGTCTTGAAGGAGTAAGTATAAAAGCCAATAAGAAATTTCCAGATGGTAAAAGCATGAAAGAACTTATGATCTACGATCATAGTCAAGGTCACGGAAACTCGCGTTTAATTCTTGCAGATTCAGCACAAATGTATAACATCATGAATGGCAAATATCTCGTTTTCGAGTTATTTAACGGTACTATTTATGATGATCAGGGAGCTAGCAATCGTCGCGATCAAAAAGCACAATTTATACGCAATATCTTCAAACGAACAAAGATGGTCTTTAGTTTGGCTTCGTTTGAAATGGACACAACGCCTACCTCATTGTTCAAGTACGATCGCTTGATGAAAAACTTCAAAGAACTACGGGAGTCTGCAGATTCTTTGAACAAAAAACTCGAAAAAGAAATCCATAACACAGAGACGGGAGTTTCTCAATATTATTACCACCATTTAAAACAGCTCAACTCAAACGTTTCTCAAAAAATAAAACTAACCAATGGATCTACTAATTGGGCAGACTCAACAGAACGTGCCCATCTGCAAGATCCTCCTTATAAAAAGGTAAGCATTATTGAAACAGCTATTAATCAGGCACGTAATGTAAAGAGCAATCTGGATGGAGGTAAATATCAACAGGAAAGTGCACAAAAAGAATATAGAATCTTTGCCATTGAACGACACCGCCGATTTACTCAATCTGTAGCCTGTCTGGCTATGTTTTTAATAGGAGCACCTTTAGGCTCAATCATTCGTAAAGGGGGGCTGGGAGTGCCTGTTCTTGTCTCTATAGGATTCTTTATCTTATTTTATGTATTAACCTTAATGGGCGAAAAATGGGCACGAGAAGGTGTGATGGAGATACCATATGGAGCATGGCTGGCAGACTTTGTTCTATTTATGATTGGCTTGTTTTTCCTAAGACAAGCACGCAACGACTCTCGATTGTTTGATGCGGACATTTACAAAATTGCGTTTAATAAATTTATCTCACGTTTCAAAAAAACAGATAAATCATCTCTGCCTCAGTTAAAACCAGAGGAGAAAAATGAAGAGGTTCCTCAGTTGTAG
- a CDS encoding START-like domain-containing protein encodes MEKFKFSVEYEMKASPKMLFSYFTTPAGLAQWFADDVSIDGEKIFSFQWDNRPHYAKIAAQRLNRYVKFEFLDDDGKESTDPNYIEFKFDQNELTQSSFVKITDYSEMAEEEDLQELWENLIASLKETVGG; translated from the coding sequence ATGGAGAAATTTAAATTCTCAGTTGAGTACGAGATGAAAGCATCTCCCAAAATGCTTTTTTCCTACTTTACTACCCCTGCCGGTTTGGCTCAATGGTTTGCTGATGATGTTTCCATAGATGGTGAAAAAATATTCAGCTTTCAGTGGGACAATCGCCCTCATTACGCAAAAATTGCAGCCCAACGTTTAAACCGTTATGTTAAGTTTGAGTTTCTGGATGATGATGGAAAAGAATCTACAGACCCAAATTACATTGAGTTTAAATTCGATCAGAATGAGTTAACCCAGTCATCCTTTGTAAAGATCACAGATTATTCAGAGATGGCTGAAGAAGAAGATCTTCAGGAACTTTGGGAAAATCTGATAGCATCTTTAAAAGAAACTGTGGGTGGTTAA